A genomic region of Staphylococcus roterodami contains the following coding sequences:
- the graR gene encoding response regulator transcription factor GraR/ApsR yields MQILLVEDDNTLFQELKKELEQWDFNVAGIEDFGKVMDTFESFNPEIVILDVQLPKYDGFYWCRKMREVSNVPILFLSSRDNPMDQVMSMELGADDYMQKPFYTNVLIAKLQAIYRRVYEFTAEEKRTLTWQDAVVDLSKDSIQKGDETIFLSKTEMIILEILITKKNQIVSRDTIITALWDDEAFVSDNTLTVNVNRLRKKLSEIGMDSAIETKVGKGYMAHE; encoded by the coding sequence ATGCAAATATTATTAGTTGAAGATGACAATACTTTATTTCAAGAATTGAAAAAAGAATTAGAACAATGGGATTTTAACGTTGCTGGTATAGAAGATTTCGGTAAAGTGATGGATACATTTGAAAGCTTTAATCCTGAAATTGTAATATTAGACGTTCAATTGCCTAAATATGATGGATTTTATTGGTGTCGAAAAATGAGAGAGGTATCCAATGTACCAATATTATTCTTATCATCTCGTGATAATCCAATGGATCAAGTTATGAGCATGGAGTTAGGTGCAGATGATTATATGCAAAAGCCTTTTTATACCAATGTCTTAATCGCTAAATTACAAGCGATTTATCGTCGCGTCTATGAATTTACTGCAGAAGAAAAACGTACACTTACATGGCAAGATGCAGTAGTAGACTTATCAAAGGATAGTATTCAAAAAGGTGATGAAACTATATTTTTATCAAAAACTGAAATGATAATATTAGAAATACTGATTACTAAAAAGAATCAAATTGTTTCTAGAGATACAATTATTACTGCTTTATGGGATGATGAAGCGTTTGTCAGTGATAATACATTAACGGTTAATGTGAATCGTTTGCGTAAGAAATTATCAGAAATAGGAATGGATAGTGCAATTGAAACCAAAGTAGGAAAAGGATATATGGCACATGAATAA
- the vraF gene encoding ABC transporter ATP-binding protein VraF: MAILEVKQLTKIYGNKKMAQEVLRDINMSVEEGEFIAIMGPSGSGKTTLLNVLSSIDYISQGSITLKGQKLEKLSNKDLSNIRKHDIGFIFQEYNLLHTLTVKENIMLPLTVQRLDKDTMLNRYQKVAEALNIFDISEKYPSELSGGQRQRTSAARAFITLPSIIFADEPTGALDSKSTQDLLKRLTKMNEEFKSTIIMVTHDPVAASYANRVIMLKDGQIFTELYQGDDDKQTFFKEIMRVQSVLGGVNYEL; this comes from the coding sequence GTGGCAATTTTAGAAGTAAAACAATTAACAAAAATATATGGAAATAAAAAAATGGCACAAGAAGTTCTACGAGATATCAATATGTCAGTAGAAGAGGGTGAATTTATCGCGATTATGGGTCCTTCTGGATCTGGAAAGACAACGCTATTAAATGTTTTAAGTTCAATCGATTATATTTCTCAAGGATCCATTACATTAAAAGGCCAAAAATTAGAAAAACTCTCAAATAAAGACCTTTCAAATATTCGGAAACATGACATTGGTTTTATTTTCCAAGAATATAATTTGCTTCATACATTGACAGTTAAAGAAAACATTATGTTGCCATTAACCGTTCAACGACTAGATAAAGACACAATGTTAAACCGCTATCAAAAAGTAGCTGAAGCATTAAATATATTTGATATTAGTGAAAAATACCCATCTGAACTATCTGGTGGACAACGACAAAGAACATCTGCTGCAAGGGCGTTTATTACGCTTCCGTCAATTATCTTTGCAGATGAACCAACAGGTGCGCTTGATTCTAAAAGTACGCAAGATTTATTAAAACGATTAACAAAAATGAATGAAGAATTTAAGTCTACAATCATTATGGTTACACACGATCCTGTTGCGGCTAGCTATGCTAATAGAGTGATAATGCTTAAAGATGGTCAGATTTTTACTGAATTGTATCAAGGTGATGATGATAAACAAACATTTTTCAAAGAAATAATGCGTGTTCAAAGTGTTCTAGGTGGCGTTAATTATGAGCTTTAA
- the graX gene encoding auxiliary protein GraX/ApsX, with product MKPKVLLAGGTGYIGKYLSEVIENDADLYVISKYPENKKTDNVDMTWIQCDIYHYDQVVKAMNQIDIAVFFIDPTKNSAKITQSSARDLTLIAADNFGRAAAINQVKKVIYIPGSRYDNETIERLGAYGITVETTNLVFKRALVNVELQVSKYDDVRSTMKVPLPKGWTLQHLVNHFIAWMGYTKGTFVKTEKVQDLVKVYIKNKARPLAVFKIMETAEGIITLKLISGSLVKKKAVTQGKLEFRFIKASAVVYIHLYDYIPRVFWPIYYFIQAPMQKMMIHGFEVDCRIKDFQSRLKSGENMKYTK from the coding sequence ATGAAACCTAAAGTTTTATTAGCAGGTGGAACAGGATATATCGGTAAATATTTAAGTGAAGTTATTGAAAACGATGCGGATCTTTATGTTATTTCAAAATATCCTGAAAATAAAAAAACAGACAATGTCGACATGACTTGGATTCAATGTGATATTTATCATTACGATCAAGTAGTAAAAGCAATGAATCAAATAGATATTGCAGTATTTTTTATAGATCCAACGAAAAATTCTGCTAAGATTACCCAATCTTCAGCAAGAGACTTAACGTTAATTGCAGCAGACAATTTTGGTAGAGCAGCTGCTATAAACCAAGTTAAAAAAGTGATTTATATTCCTGGAAGTCGATATGATAATGAAACGATTGAACGTTTAGGGGCATACGGTATAACTGTTGAAACAACAAACTTAGTTTTTAAACGCGCTTTAGTCAATGTAGAGTTACAAGTATCTAAATATGATGACGTTAGGTCAACAATGAAAGTACCATTGCCGAAAGGATGGACACTACAACATTTGGTTAATCACTTTATCGCATGGATGGGATATACAAAAGGGACATTTGTGAAAACAGAGAAAGTACAAGATTTAGTTAAAGTTTATATAAAGAATAAAGCACGACCGCTTGCGGTATTTAAAATAATGGAAACGGCAGAAGGAATAATCACTTTGAAATTAATAAGCGGGAGCCTAGTCAAAAAGAAAGCAGTCACACAAGGTAAACTGGAATTTAGGTTTATTAAAGCATCCGCAGTAGTCTATATCCATCTGTATGATTATATTCCTCGCGTATTTTGGCCAATTTATTATTTTATACAAGCACCAATGCAAAAAATGATGATACATGGCTTTGAAGTAGATTGTCGTATAAAAGATTTTCAAAGTCGTTTAAAATCAGGGGAAAATATGAAATATACTAAATGA
- a CDS encoding GNAT family N-acetyltransferase, which yields MAHIIRRVSIKDVENFISMLSKIYDESPYMFYTPGEYDPSVTSASKQLEEYITSPHKVIFVAESDEQLVGFAFVNTMHFKRIKHVAKIDLGVKKLYQHRGIGQALIDAIMAWCLNNQIHRIEANVPLNNQPALELFKNADFQIEGVLKDKLFIDGKYYDDYMMAKILN from the coding sequence ATGGCCCATATCATACGTAGAGTTAGTATCAAAGATGTTGAGAACTTTATTTCAATGTTATCAAAAATTTACGACGAATCTCCATATATGTTTTATACTCCTGGAGAATATGACCCAAGCGTCACGTCAGCTAGTAAACAATTAGAGGAATATATTACTTCTCCACATAAAGTCATATTTGTAGCTGAGAGTGACGAACAACTTGTTGGCTTTGCATTTGTTAACACGATGCATTTCAAACGAATTAAACATGTTGCTAAAATCGATTTAGGTGTTAAAAAGCTTTACCAGCATCGTGGTATCGGTCAAGCACTTATAGATGCCATTATGGCATGGTGCTTAAACAATCAAATACATCGCATCGAAGCAAATGTACCACTCAATAATCAGCCTGCGCTTGAACTATTTAAAAATGCTGATTTTCAAATTGAAGGTGTCTTAAAAGACAAATTATTTATCGACGGTAAATATTATGATGACTACATGATGGCTAAAATTCTTAATTAA
- a CDS encoding inorganic phosphate transporter — protein sequence MSYIIIVTIAVVIFSLVFDFINGFHDTANAVATAVSTRALTPKTAILMAAVMNFIGALTFTGVAGTITKDIVDPFKLENGLVVVLAAILAAIVWNLATWFYGIPSSSSHALIGSIAGAAIASEGSFSVLHYQGFTKIIIVLIVSPIIAFCVGFLMYSIFKVIFKNANLTRANRNFRFFQIFTAALQSFSHGTNDAQKSMGIITLALIVANVQTDGSVEPQLWVKVACATAMGLGTAIGGWKIIKTVGGNIMKIRPANGAAADLSSALTIFVASSLHFPLSTTHVVSSSILGVGASNRAKGVKWSTAQRMIITWVITLPISAILAALLFYILNLFF from the coding sequence ATGTCATATATAATCATCGTCACTATAGCTGTAGTTATTTTCTCGCTGGTATTTGACTTTATCAATGGATTCCATGATACAGCCAATGCAGTAGCTACTGCAGTATCGACTAGAGCGTTAACGCCAAAAACGGCAATTTTAATGGCAGCAGTGATGAACTTTATAGGTGCTTTAACATTTACGGGCGTTGCAGGCACTATTACTAAAGACATTGTCGATCCATTTAAATTAGAAAATGGATTAGTTGTTGTATTAGCAGCAATATTAGCAGCTATCGTTTGGAATTTAGCTACATGGTTTTATGGTATACCGAGTTCGTCTTCTCATGCTCTGATAGGGTCAATTGCAGGAGCTGCGATTGCATCTGAAGGTTCATTTTCAGTGTTACATTATCAAGGGTTCACAAAAATTATTATTGTATTAATCGTTTCACCGATTATTGCATTTTGTGTTGGTTTTTTAATGTATTCTATTTTTAAAGTGATATTTAAAAATGCAAACTTAACAAGAGCGAACCGTAACTTTAGATTTTTCCAAATTTTCACAGCAGCGTTACAATCATTTTCACATGGTACAAACGATGCACAAAAATCGATGGGGATTATTACATTGGCTTTGATTGTTGCAAATGTTCAAACTGATGGTAGTGTAGAACCTCAATTATGGGTTAAGGTAGCTTGTGCAACAGCTATGGGTCTTGGTACCGCTATTGGTGGTTGGAAAATTATCAAAACTGTAGGTGGTAATATTATGAAAATTCGTCCTGCTAATGGTGCAGCGGCTGATTTATCATCTGCATTAACAATTTTCGTCGCGTCATCATTACATTTCCCATTATCAACAACACACGTTGTTTCATCATCAATTTTAGGTGTAGGTGCTTCTAACAGAGCCAAAGGTGTTAAGTGGAGTACTGCACAGAGAATGATTATTACATGGGTAATTACGTTACCAATCTCCGCTATATTAGCAGCATTATTATTCTATATTCTTAACTTATTTTTCTAA
- the graS gene encoding histidine kinase GraS/ApsS, with protein MNNLKWVGYFLKSRMNWIFWILFLNFIMLGISLIDYDFPIDSVFYIVSLNLSLTLIFLIITYFKEVKLYKHFDKDKEIEEIKHKDLAETPFQRHTVDYLYRQILAHKDKVVDQQLQLNMHEQTITEFVHDIKTPVTAMKLLIDQEENHERKQALLYEWSRINSMLDTQLYITRLESQRKDMYFDYVPLKRMVIDEIQLTRHISQVKGIGFDVDFKVDDHVYTDIKWCRMIIRQILSNALKYSENYNIEIRTELIDKHVSLIIKDHGRGISKKDMPRIFERGFTSTANRNETTSSGMGLYLVNNVKDQLGIQVDVTSAVGKGTTVSLVFPLQNEIVERMSEVTNLSF; from the coding sequence ATGAATAATTTAAAATGGGTAGGATATTTCCTTAAATCACGTATGAATTGGATATTTTGGATATTATTTTTGAATTTTATAATGTTAGGTATTAGTCTAATTGATTATGATTTTCCAATTGATAGTGTGTTTTATATTGTTTCGCTTAATTTAAGTTTAACATTGATTTTTTTAATCATAACGTATTTTAAAGAAGTAAAGTTATATAAGCATTTTGATAAAGATAAAGAAATTGAGGAGATTAAACATAAAGATTTAGCAGAGACACCATTTCAACGTCATACTGTGGATTATTTATATCGTCAAATTTTAGCGCATAAAGATAAGGTTGTTGATCAACAGTTACAATTGAATATGCATGAACAAACCATCACTGAATTTGTACATGATATAAAAACGCCAGTGACAGCCATGAAATTACTAATTGATCAAGAAGAGAATCATGAAAGAAAACAAGCACTATTATATGAATGGTCTCGTATTAATTCAATGTTAGATACTCAACTGTATATTACAAGGTTAGAGTCACAACGTAAGGATATGTATTTTGATTATGTGCCTCTTAAACGCATGGTTATTGATGAAATTCAATTAACAAGACATATTAGTCAAGTTAAAGGCATTGGCTTTGATGTTGACTTTAAAGTTGATGATCATGTGTATACAGATATTAAATGGTGTCGCATGATTATTAGACAAATTTTATCTAATGCATTGAAATATAGTGAGAATTATAATATTGAAATTAGAACAGAATTAATCGACAAACATGTATCTTTGATTATTAAAGACCATGGAAGAGGTATTAGTAAGAAAGATATGCCTCGAATATTTGAACGTGGTTTCACGTCAACTGCAAATCGAAATGAAACAACATCTTCGGGTATGGGACTATATTTAGTAAATAATGTGAAAGATCAATTAGGTATTCAAGTCGATGTTACATCTGCTGTCGGTAAAGGGACAACAGTTAGTTTAGTTTTCCCATTACAAAATGAAATTGTTGAACGCATGTCAGAAGTGACAAATTTGTCATTTTAA
- a CDS encoding DUF47 domain-containing protein: MFSKKKDKFMVQLEEMVFNLDRAAIEFGKMDFNTHLDLKAYSDNIKTYESHGDELVHQVITDLNQTFITPIEREDILSLCDAIDDVLDAIEETAAMFEMYSIEYTDEYMAEFVDNIQKAVAEMKLAVGLLVDKKLSHMRIHSINIKEFETNCDGILRQSIKHIFNSETDPITLIKIKDIYESMEEIADKCQIVANNFETIIMKNS; this comes from the coding sequence ATGTTTAGTAAGAAAAAAGATAAGTTTATGGTTCAATTAGAAGAGATGGTTTTTAATCTAGATCGTGCAGCTATTGAATTCGGTAAAATGGACTTCAATACTCATTTAGATTTAAAAGCATACTCAGACAACATTAAAACTTACGAGTCACATGGTGACGAATTAGTACATCAAGTTATTACTGATTTAAATCAAACATTTATCACACCAATTGAACGTGAAGATATTTTATCATTATGTGATGCAATTGATGATGTTTTAGATGCAATTGAAGAAACAGCTGCTATGTTTGAAATGTATTCAATTGAATACACAGATGAATATATGGCTGAATTTGTTGATAACATTCAAAAAGCTGTAGCAGAGATGAAACTTGCAGTTGGCTTATTAGTAGATAAAAAGTTATCACATATGCGTATCCATTCAATTAATATTAAAGAATTTGAAACAAATTGTGATGGTATTTTAAGACAGTCAATTAAACATATTTTCAATAGCGAAACGGATCCAATCACATTAATAAAAATAAAAGATATTTATGAAAGTATGGAAGAAATTGCTGATAAATGTCAAATCGTAGCAAATAATTTTGAAACTATTATTATGAAAAATAGCTAA
- a CDS encoding ABC transporter permease, whose amino-acid sequence MSFNQIIFKNFRQNFSYYAIYLFSLITSIVLYFSFVALKYAHKINMTESYPIIKEGSQVGSYFLFFIIIAFLLYANVLFIKRRSYELALYQTLGLSKFNILYILMLEQLLLFIITATLGIIIGIFGSKILLMIVFTLLGIKEKVPIIFSLRAVIETLLLIGVAYLFTAIQNFVLVFKQSISQLSKNNQVKESNHNKITFEEVILGILGIILIITGYYLSLNIVQYYNSIGILLFILFSTVIGAYFFFKSSVSLVFKMVKKFRKGVISVNDVMFSSSIMYRIKKNAFSLTVMAIISAITVSVLCFAAISRASLDSEIKYSSPHDVTIRDQQKANELANELNNQKIPHFYNYKEVIHTKLYKDDLFDVKMKEPYNVTITSDKYIPNTNLKRGQADLFVAEGAIKDLVKHKKHGKAIIGTKKHHVDIKLRKDINKIYFMTDVDLGGPTFVLNDQDYQEIRKYTKPKHIVSQFGFDLKHKKDALALEKAKNKVDKSIETRSEAASSISSLTGILLFVTSFLGVTFLIAVCCIIYIKQIDETEDELENYSILRKLGFTQKDMARGLKFKITFNFGLPLVIALSHAYFTSLAYMKLMGTTNQIPIFIVMGLYICMYAIFAIIAYNHSKRTIRHSI is encoded by the coding sequence ATGAGCTTTAATCAGATTATATTTAAAAATTTTCGCCAAAACTTTTCGTATTATGCTATCTATCTATTTTCTCTAATAACTAGCATAGTATTGTACTTTAGTTTTGTAGCGTTAAAATATGCACATAAAATTAATATGACAGAATCATACCCTATCATTAAAGAGGGATCACAAGTAGGTAGTTACTTTTTATTCTTTATCATAATCGCATTTTTATTATATGCTAATGTGCTATTTATTAAGCGTAGAAGTTATGAGCTAGCATTATATCAAACATTAGGGTTATCTAAGTTCAATATTTTATATATTTTGATGCTTGAACAATTATTATTATTCATAATTACGGCGACGCTAGGTATCATTATAGGAATATTCGGTTCGAAAATTTTATTAATGATTGTATTTACATTGTTAGGTATTAAAGAAAAGGTGCCGATTATTTTTAGTTTAAGGGCAGTTATCGAAACATTATTATTAATTGGTGTAGCATATTTATTTACGGCAATTCAAAATTTTGTTTTAGTATTTAAGCAGTCCATTTCGCAACTTTCAAAGAATAACCAAGTAAAAGAAAGTAACCATAATAAAATTACATTTGAAGAAGTTATTTTAGGCATTTTGGGTATTATATTGATTATCACCGGATACTATCTCTCCCTCAATATAGTCCAATATTATAATTCTATTGGCATTTTGTTATTTATACTATTTTCAACAGTAATAGGTGCTTATTTCTTTTTCAAGAGCTCAGTTTCTCTTGTTTTTAAAATGGTTAAAAAATTTAGAAAAGGTGTTATTAGTGTAAACGATGTGATGTTTTCATCATCGATTATGTATCGAATCAAGAAAAATGCATTTTCGTTGACTGTTATGGCAATCATTTCTGCAATTACTGTGTCAGTCTTATGTTTTGCTGCAATCAGTAGAGCATCTTTAGATAGTGAAATTAAATATAGTTCGCCACATGACGTTACAATTAGAGATCAGCAAAAAGCTAATGAGTTAGCTAATGAATTGAATAATCAAAAGATACCTCATTTTTATAATTACAAAGAAGTTATACACACAAAGTTATATAAAGATGACTTGTTTGATGTGAAAATGAAAGAACCATATAATGTAACGATTACTAGTGATAAATATATACCTAATACGAATTTAAAGCGTGGTCAAGCTGATTTGTTCGTAGCAGAAGGAGCTATTAAAGATTTAGTTAAACACAAGAAACATGGTAAAGCCATTATAGGAACTAAAAAGCATCATGTTGATATCAAGTTGCGTAAAGATATTAACAAAATATATTTTATGACGGATGTTGATTTAGGTGGTCCGACGTTTGTTTTAAATGATCAGGACTATCAAGAAATAAGAAAATATACCAAGCCTAAACATATCGTTTCACAATTTGGATTCGATTTAAAACATAAAAAAGATGCATTGGCATTAGAAAAAGCAAAAAATAAAGTAGATAAATCTATTGAAACAAGAAGTGAAGCGGCAAGTTCTATATCTAGTTTAACGGGGATATTATTATTTGTAACATCATTTTTAGGTGTTACATTTTTAATTGCTGTATGTTGCATCATTTATATCAAACAAATTGATGAGACTGAAGATGAATTAGAAAATTATAGTATTTTAAGAAAACTTGGATTTACACAAAAAGATATGGCGAGGGGATTAAAATTTAAAATTACATTTAATTTTGGATTACCTTTAGTTATTGCGCTCTCCCATGCATATTTTACATCATTAGCCTATATGAAATTGATGGGTACAACGAATCAAATACCGATTTTTATAGTAATGGGACTATATATTTGTATGTATGCCATTTTTGCAATAATAGCCTATAATCATTCGAAACGCACAATTAGACATTCAATATAA
- a CDS encoding alpha/beta hydrolase, protein MNRDNKWAIITALIIAVVGVLLALHLKQHYDQATIENQSNKDKINVKNKNVHIYQNITYNRVFPNSKLDIITPADMSSNTKLPVIFWMHGGGYIAGDKQYKNPLLAKIAEQGYIVVNVNYALAPQYKYPTPLIQMSQATKFIKENKMNIPIDFDQVVIGGDSAGAQLASQFTAIQTNNHLRKAMQFDQTFKPSQIKGAIFFGGFYNMQTVRKTEFPRIQLFMKSYTGEQDWEKGFKNISQMSTVKQATSDYPPTYLSVGDSDPFESQNVEFSKRLDELGVPVDTLFYDGTHHLHHQYQFHLDKPESIENIKKVLLFLSRNTSSSGVQTEEKPQIENPGNEVPLNPLN, encoded by the coding sequence ATGAATAGAGATAACAAATGGGCGATAATCACAGCACTCATTATAGCTGTCGTAGGTGTATTATTAGCACTTCATTTAAAACAACATTATGATCAAGCTACAATAGAGAATCAATCCAATAAAGATAAAATAAATGTTAAGAATAAAAATGTGCACATTTATCAAAATATTACATATAACAGAGTATTTCCAAATAGTAAGTTAGATATTATTACACCAGCTGATATGTCCTCTAATACTAAATTACCAGTTATTTTTTGGATGCATGGTGGTGGGTACATTGCAGGAGATAAGCAATATAAAAATCCATTGCTAGCAAAAATTGCTGAACAAGGTTATATCGTAGTTAATGTAAATTATGCATTAGCACCACAGTATAAATATCCGACACCTTTAATTCAAATGAGCCAAGCCACTAAGTTTATTAAAGAAAATAAAATGAATATACCTATCGACTTTGACCAAGTTGTCATTGGTGGTGATTCAGCAGGAGCTCAATTAGCTAGTCAATTTACAGCTATTCAAACAAACAACCATTTAAGAAAAGCAATGCAATTTGATCAAACATTTAAACCATCACAAATTAAAGGTGCTATATTTTTTGGGGGATTTTATAACATGCAAACTGTTAGGAAAACTGAGTTTCCTAGAATACAGTTATTTATGAAAAGCTATACTGGTGAACAGGACTGGGAAAAAGGATTTAAAAATATTTCTCAAATGTCGACAGTTAAACAGGCTACAAGTGATTATCCACCAACATATTTATCAGTAGGAGATAGCGATCCTTTTGAAAGCCAAAATGTTGAATTTAGTAAAAGGTTAGATGAACTAGGGGTACCTGTAGATACATTATTTTATGACGGTACACATCATTTACATCATCAATACCAATTTCATCTGGATAAACCTGAATCAATTGAAAACATCAAAAAAGTGTTACTTTTCCTAAGTCGTAATACATCTTCTTCAGGAGTTCAAACTGAAGAAAAGCCTCAAATAGAAAACCCAGGTAATGAGGTACCATTAAATCCGTTAAATTAG